One window of Polynucleobacter sp. HIN5 genomic DNA carries:
- the bioD gene encoding dethiobiotin synthase, which produces MSHSYFVTGTDTEIGKTLVTAALVYKLNVLKPGSACAYKPVVAGTYRNHAGISSNEDLETYVLVQDPAIPQSTICPYVLDTPAAPHLVAAEHGKHLELDRMVQAYQTLQTQIAHVIAEGAGGFLTPIDDRHDLSKFAMRIQAPVILTVGMRLGCINHTLLTVEAIEQRSLKLGGWVANCIDPQMAYLNENISTLQNRIKAPLLGSIAHLPPNLQKKTNAPYSIEAIQFAAAAIKLP; this is translated from the coding sequence ATGAGCCACTCCTACTTTGTCACCGGTACCGATACTGAGATTGGCAAAACCTTAGTCACCGCTGCGTTGGTTTACAAATTAAATGTGCTCAAGCCAGGTTCAGCATGCGCCTATAAGCCGGTGGTCGCAGGAACTTATCGCAATCATGCTGGCATATCCAGTAATGAGGATTTAGAGACCTATGTGCTAGTCCAAGATCCGGCAATTCCCCAAAGTACGATTTGTCCTTATGTATTAGATACTCCAGCTGCACCTCATCTGGTCGCTGCCGAGCATGGCAAGCACTTAGAACTCGATCGCATGGTGCAAGCTTATCAAACACTACAAACACAAATCGCCCATGTTATTGCCGAAGGTGCTGGTGGATTTCTAACGCCGATCGACGATCGCCATGATCTCTCGAAATTTGCTATGCGTATTCAAGCGCCAGTGATTCTGACCGTGGGAATGCGTTTGGGTTGCATCAATCACACATTGCTGACGGTAGAAGCCATTGAGCAACGCAGCCTCAAACTAGGCGGGTGGGTCGCCAATTGCATCGATCCTCAGATGGCCTATTTAAACGAAAACATTTCAACGCTTCAAAATCGAATCAAGGCGCCCCTATTAGGAAGCATTGCTCATTTACCGCCGAACTTACAGAAAAAAACGAATGCGCCCTATTCAATCGAAGCGATTCAATTTGCTGCTGCTGCAATCAAACTACCCTGA
- a CDS encoding aminotransferase class I/II-fold pyridoxal phosphate-dependent enzyme, translated as MPFALNQIDAELVTLDRELLRRSIRSVDTPCGTEIQIGGKSLLAFCSNDYLGLANHPELIAALSEGAKRFGTGSGASHLISGHHAIHDELEAKLALTQAGAIPHARALFFSTGYLANISAITALSLIGEKTSIYSAALNHASLIDGIRLAKAQTSIEVHVFNHHHLAELEEVLSHDTAPNKLIVTDGVFSMDGDLAPVQELLRLANQYDALLMIDDAHGFGVLGKHGYGILEDQTICSDRIIYIGTLGKAAGLNGAFVCAHEKIIAWLIQKARPYIYSTASSPALAFAVLRSIALIEGNLGQELRARLQANITLWKKGSTFNRWNRLKSDTAIQPIVVGSNETALQLARALDQLGYWIPAIRPPTVPKGMARLRMTLSAAHTTEQIQGLCKVLSDLETSLPKS; from the coding sequence ATGCCCTTTGCTCTCAATCAAATTGATGCGGAACTAGTAACACTCGATCGCGAGTTACTGCGTCGCTCGATTCGCTCAGTCGATACCCCATGTGGTACTGAGATTCAAATTGGAGGGAAATCATTGCTGGCATTTTGTAGCAATGATTATCTAGGTCTTGCCAATCATCCCGAATTAATTGCAGCCCTATCCGAAGGGGCTAAGCGTTTTGGCACTGGAAGTGGTGCCTCGCATTTAATTAGCGGTCATCATGCGATTCATGATGAGCTCGAAGCAAAATTAGCATTGACTCAAGCTGGCGCCATTCCACATGCCCGCGCTTTATTTTTTTCCACTGGCTATCTTGCGAACATCAGTGCAATTACTGCCCTGAGCCTGATCGGGGAAAAAACAAGTATTTATTCTGCTGCCCTTAATCACGCATCTCTGATTGATGGTATTCGCTTAGCAAAAGCACAGACATCGATCGAAGTGCATGTCTTTAATCACCATCACCTTGCAGAGCTTGAAGAGGTCTTAAGTCATGACACTGCCCCAAACAAACTCATCGTGACCGATGGGGTCTTCAGTATGGATGGTGATCTCGCTCCAGTTCAAGAGCTCTTACGTCTAGCCAATCAATACGATGCACTCCTCATGATTGATGATGCGCATGGATTTGGTGTGCTCGGCAAGCATGGGTACGGAATCTTAGAAGACCAAACGATTTGCTCGGACCGCATTATCTATATTGGCACACTAGGTAAAGCTGCTGGTCTCAATGGTGCCTTTGTCTGCGCCCATGAAAAAATCATCGCATGGCTCATTCAGAAAGCAAGGCCCTATATCTACAGCACAGCCAGCTCACCTGCATTAGCCTTTGCCGTACTGCGCAGTATTGCCCTAATCGAAGGAAATCTTGGACAAGAATTACGGGCTCGTTTACAAGCCAATATTACGCTTTGGAAAAAAGGTTCTACTTTTAACCGTTGGAACCGATTGAAATCGGATACCGCGATTCAGCCCATTGTGGTTGGCAGTAATGAGACTGCCTTACAGCTTGCACGAGCCCTAGATCAATTGGGATATTGGATACCCGCAATTCGTCCGCCCACTGTTCCTAAAGGCATGGCGCGCTTACGGATGACCTTATCAGCCGCACATACTACAGAACAGATTCAGGGGCTCTGCAAGGTGCTATCGGATCTCGAAACCTCTTTGCCAAAATCATGA
- the bioA gene encoding adenosylmethionine--8-amino-7-oxononanoate transaminase produces MNKPGHSLDWVSRSLASVWQPCTQMKDHEAYPLIAITSGKGGWLCDDQGRRFIDGISSWWTNLFGHANPRINQAITEQLNRIEHVMLAGFTHQPVVELSERLSALTNGQLGHAFYASDGASAVEIALKMSHHFWKIQGKPNKKEFICLANSYHGETLGALSVTDVSIFRDAYGSLLNPVHIVMSPDSRAATDRNSSEEIIDLALQNLEECLAKHHQTIAALIIEPLVQCAGQMAMHAPRYVKRAKQLCEQYDVHLIADEIAVGCGRTGTFFACEQAGIWPDLMTLSKGISAGYLPLSICLSTDTIYSAFYSDRISATFLHSHSYTGNPLACRAALAGLDIFQEDGVLEKNKVRSQSIQEAFAWARDHASIEHVRQQGMIFAFDVNAAAISNPGSFSKMMFQEGLQEGVLIRPIGRTVYVIPPYILSADEIQQMGRAIERTLHTVLQKS; encoded by the coding sequence ATGAATAAACCGGGTCATTCCTTAGATTGGGTCAGTCGAAGCCTTGCTTCGGTTTGGCAACCCTGTACCCAAATGAAAGACCACGAGGCTTATCCATTAATTGCCATTACCTCGGGAAAAGGGGGGTGGCTTTGCGACGATCAAGGACGGCGATTTATTGATGGGATTAGTTCGTGGTGGACCAATTTGTTTGGTCACGCTAATCCGCGTATCAATCAAGCAATCACCGAGCAACTCAACCGTATTGAGCATGTGATGCTCGCTGGGTTTACCCATCAACCAGTGGTGGAACTATCAGAACGTTTAAGTGCACTAACAAATGGTCAGTTAGGCCATGCCTTTTATGCCAGTGACGGTGCATCGGCCGTTGAAATTGCGCTCAAGATGAGCCATCACTTTTGGAAGATTCAGGGGAAACCCAATAAAAAAGAATTTATTTGTTTAGCAAATAGCTATCACGGAGAAACCTTAGGCGCTCTAAGTGTGACCGATGTCTCTATATTTCGCGATGCCTATGGATCACTTCTCAATCCGGTTCATATCGTCATGTCACCCGATTCTCGGGCTGCAACGGACCGAAACTCAAGTGAGGAAATTATTGATTTAGCACTCCAAAATCTTGAGGAGTGTTTAGCCAAACATCATCAAACCATTGCGGCCTTAATCATTGAGCCCCTAGTGCAATGCGCAGGCCAAATGGCGATGCACGCGCCACGATATGTGAAAAGAGCGAAGCAACTATGCGAGCAATATGACGTTCATCTAATTGCCGATGAAATCGCAGTGGGCTGTGGTCGGACAGGCACATTCTTTGCCTGTGAGCAAGCTGGCATTTGGCCAGATCTCATGACCCTATCCAAAGGAATCAGCGCGGGTTATTTGCCCCTGTCCATTTGTTTGAGCACCGATACGATTTACTCCGCCTTTTACAGCGACCGCATATCAGCGACTTTTTTGCATTCCCACTCATACACCGGCAACCCATTGGCGTGTCGAGCTGCACTCGCAGGCTTGGATATTTTTCAAGAGGATGGCGTACTGGAGAAAAATAAAGTTCGCAGTCAATCGATCCAAGAAGCATTCGCATGGGCCCGTGATCACGCATCGATTGAACATGTTCGTCAACAAGGAATGATCTTCGCGTTTGATGTCAATGCAGCTGCGATTTCAAATCCAGGCTCATTCTCGAAAATGATGTTTCAGGAGGGCTTACAAGAGGGGGTGCTGATTCGACCTATTGGTCGCACAGTCTATGTCATACCGCCTTATATTCTTTCTGCCGATGAAATCCAACAGATGGGTCGTGCAATCGAACGAACCTTGCATACTGTTTTGCAAAAGTCCTAA
- the bioB gene encoding biotin synthase BioB, translated as MSASPTISPLVQVKPSSSSVYPNWTLEQVAALFELPFHELMFRAQETHRQYFPEGDVELATLLSIKTGGCPEDCGYCPQAARYHTDVKATKLLDLDEVLEAARAAKAAGSNRFCMGAAWREPKDRDVEKVAAMIRGVKELGLETCATLGMLEASQAKALRDAGLDFYNHNLDTSEDFYPNVIQTRNYQDRLDTLQHVRDAGMSVCCGGIVGMGESREQRVAFIARLANLNPYPESVPINHLVPVAGTPLADQPKLDPLEFVRTIAVARITMPQARVRLSAGRQELGKAVQAMCFQAGANSIFYGDQLLTTGNPEALADRQLLAELGLKTKESCKAEVQV; from the coding sequence ATGTCAGCATCACCAACGATCTCACCATTGGTTCAGGTGAAGCCAAGCTCATCTAGCGTCTATCCAAACTGGACGCTGGAGCAGGTCGCAGCATTGTTTGAGCTCCCATTTCACGAGTTGATGTTTAGGGCCCAAGAAACGCATCGTCAATATTTTCCAGAGGGTGATGTCGAGTTAGCTACCTTGTTATCGATTAAGACTGGAGGCTGCCCCGAGGATTGCGGCTATTGTCCCCAAGCGGCGCGCTATCACACAGACGTGAAGGCAACCAAACTCTTGGATTTAGACGAGGTGCTAGAGGCTGCGAGGGCAGCTAAAGCGGCTGGCTCCAATCGGTTTTGTATGGGTGCCGCCTGGCGGGAGCCCAAGGATCGTGATGTTGAAAAAGTAGCCGCCATGATTCGGGGTGTTAAGGAGTTAGGGCTTGAGACTTGCGCAACACTTGGAATGCTAGAAGCCAGTCAGGCTAAGGCTTTGCGGGACGCAGGGCTAGATTTTTATAACCATAATCTAGACACCAGTGAGGATTTTTATCCGAATGTGATTCAGACCCGCAACTACCAGGATCGCTTGGATACTTTGCAGCATGTTCGTGATGCTGGAATGTCGGTATGTTGCGGCGGGATTGTGGGGATGGGGGAATCCAGAGAGCAGCGCGTGGCATTCATTGCACGTCTAGCGAATTTAAATCCTTACCCAGAATCGGTTCCTATCAATCATTTGGTGCCGGTAGCCGGCACCCCGTTGGCCGATCAACCCAAATTAGACCCCTTGGAATTTGTGCGCACCATCGCCGTTGCTCGAATTACGATGCCCCAAGCCCGAGTTCGATTATCTGCAGGTCGCCAAGAGCTTGGAAAAGCCGTGCAAGCGATGTGTTTTCAGGCAGGTGCGAACTCCATTTTCTATGGTGACCAGTTGCTCACTACTGGTAATCCGGAGGCATTGGCCGATCGCCAATTGCTCGCAGAACTTGGTCTAAAAACCAAGGAAAGTTGCAAGGCTGAAGTGCAAGTATGA
- the coq7 gene encoding 2-polyprenyl-3-methyl-6-methoxy-1,4-benzoquinone monooxygenase, translated as MSRSNPINHSPIDRLIGEFDTALRAIAGGANCSRPVPKANIQKGLNEEQVLTSDLDLNPQDRTHVAGLMRINHVGEVCAQALYQSQKILAKTPETRALLDQAAKEEMDHMAWCEERLKELDSRPSLLNPLWYAGAFGIGLVAGLAGDRWSLGFVAETEKQVERHLDDHLEKLPEADLRSRAIVEQMRMDEIEHGATAMAAGGQELPRPIAALMAGISKIMTTTAYKI; from the coding sequence ATGAGTCGTTCAAACCCTATCAATCACAGCCCAATTGATCGTTTGATTGGTGAGTTTGATACTGCGTTGCGTGCAATTGCCGGTGGTGCCAATTGCAGCCGGCCGGTCCCTAAGGCCAATATTCAAAAAGGATTAAATGAAGAGCAAGTGCTCACTTCAGATCTTGATTTAAACCCCCAAGACCGCACCCATGTAGCAGGCTTAATGCGCATCAATCACGTTGGTGAGGTCTGTGCCCAGGCGCTCTACCAATCTCAAAAAATACTGGCTAAGACTCCTGAAACTCGTGCCTTGTTGGATCAGGCAGCAAAAGAAGAAATGGATCACATGGCATGGTGTGAGGAGCGTCTCAAAGAGTTGGACTCTCGCCCCAGTCTATTGAATCCATTGTGGTATGCGGGAGCCTTTGGAATCGGGTTGGTCGCGGGGTTGGCTGGCGACCGTTGGAGCTTAGGATTTGTAGCGGAAACGGAGAAGCAGGTGGAGCGGCACTTGGATGATCATCTTGAGAAGCTTCCTGAGGCCGACCTTCGTTCCCGAGCCATTGTGGAGCAGATGCGGATGGATGAAATTGAGCATGGCGCAACTGCAATGGCTGCTGGTGGGCAAGAATTACCACGGCCCATTGCCGCGCTCATGGCCGGCATTTCCAAAATCATGACAACGACCGCTTATAAAATCTAG
- the mraZ gene encoding division/cell wall cluster transcriptional repressor MraZ, producing the protein MFQGASALNLDAKGRMSVPARHRDALLLQGEGRVTLTKHPDGCLLLFPRPEWEAFRARVAQLPMDAHWWRRIFLGNAAEIDLDSAGRILITPELRSAANIEREIMLLGMGSHLEIWDANTYAAKEQAAIAQGMPDALKQFTF; encoded by the coding sequence TTGTTTCAAGGCGCTTCAGCTCTCAATCTCGACGCAAAAGGTCGTATGTCGGTGCCGGCAAGGCATCGTGACGCCTTATTGCTGCAGGGCGAAGGTCGCGTCACGCTAACCAAGCACCCCGACGGGTGTTTATTGTTATTTCCCAGACCCGAGTGGGAAGCATTTCGGGCTCGGGTTGCGCAATTGCCAATGGACGCACATTGGTGGCGCCGAATCTTCTTGGGCAATGCTGCGGAAATTGATTTAGATAGTGCTGGACGCATTCTGATCACGCCCGAGCTCCGCAGCGCTGCAAACATTGAACGTGAAATTATGTTGCTGGGTATGGGTTCGCATCTAGAGATCTGGGATGCAAACACGTATGCAGCAAAAGAGCAGGCGGCAATTGCGCAGGGCATGCCAGACGCATTAAAACAATTTACCTTTTGA
- the rsmH gene encoding 16S rRNA (cytosine(1402)-N(4))-methyltransferase RsmH, translated as MNNTHRPVLLAEAVTAMISGPSFQPNSAVLIDGTFGRGGHTQALLDVLGKESKLIAFDKDPEAIAKAQSLCDPRLQIIHSSFANIEQHIQRASVDAVLLDLGISSPQIDTPERGFSFRFEGPLDMRMDTTRGISAREWLASAAVDEIAQVIKTFGEERFASSIARAIVKQREEGHSVQTTKALADLIASVVKTREPGQDPATRTFQAIRIFINQELADLEKGLSAALNVLKVGGRLVVISFHSLEDRIVKQFMQAHAQVNIPRELPIRAKDLPQGDLEIITRVKPGLTEVNENPRARSAVMRVAQKRGALV; from the coding sequence ATGAACAACACCCATCGCCCAGTATTACTGGCCGAGGCAGTCACCGCCATGATCAGTGGACCATCCTTTCAGCCCAACTCTGCCGTACTAATCGATGGAACCTTCGGTCGAGGTGGTCATACGCAAGCACTATTGGATGTGCTTGGCAAGGAGAGCAAGCTTATCGCATTCGACAAGGATCCCGAAGCCATCGCCAAAGCACAATCGCTTTGCGATCCACGTCTACAAATTATTCATTCAAGTTTTGCCAACATCGAGCAGCATATTCAGAGGGCATCGGTCGATGCAGTGTTGCTCGACTTGGGGATCAGCTCACCGCAAATCGATACACCGGAGCGGGGATTTTCATTTCGGTTCGAGGGCCCGCTTGATATGCGTATGGATACGACGCGCGGAATTTCAGCTCGGGAATGGCTTGCCAGCGCAGCAGTCGATGAAATTGCGCAGGTAATTAAAACCTTTGGTGAGGAGCGCTTTGCATCGTCCATTGCACGAGCAATTGTGAAACAACGCGAAGAAGGTCATTCTGTTCAAACCACTAAAGCCTTGGCAGATTTGATTGCAAGCGTAGTGAAAACACGTGAGCCAGGACAGGATCCAGCAACTCGCACGTTTCAAGCCATTCGGATTTTTATCAATCAAGAATTAGCCGATCTTGAGAAGGGCCTATCCGCCGCTCTAAACGTATTAAAAGTTGGCGGTCGATTGGTAGTGATTAGTTTTCATTCATTGGAAGACCGTATTGTTAAGCAGTTCATGCAAGCGCATGCGCAAGTGAACATCCCTCGAGAATTGCCCATACGAGCAAAAGATTTACCGCAGGGCGATTTAGAAATCATTACTCGGGTTAAGCCAGGCTTAACCGAGGTTAATGAAAATCCCCGAGCCCGTTCAGCGGTGATGCGAGTTGCGCAGAAAAGAGGCGCTCTCGTATGA
- the ftsL gene encoding cell division protein FtsL, which yields MNRATLSLLALLLICALSLVTSQQKTRKLFVSLERAQAQERKLNQEWLRLEFEQRNLSKSARIRDVARNQLRMSPITPDRTLYFKEGL from the coding sequence ATGAATCGCGCCACGCTTAGTCTGCTCGCATTGTTATTAATTTGCGCATTGTCGCTGGTTACGTCTCAACAGAAAACTAGAAAGTTATTTGTATCCTTGGAGCGTGCTCAAGCACAAGAACGTAAGTTAAATCAAGAATGGCTCAGGTTAGAGTTTGAGCAGCGCAATCTCTCCAAATCGGCCCGAATTCGTGATGTGGCTCGCAACCAATTGCGGATGAGTCCGATTACCCCAGATCGCACCTTGTACTTCAAGGAAGGCCTATGA
- a CDS encoding peptidoglycan D,D-transpeptidase FtsI family protein produces MKPVGFSTSPNVVLRLPMWRSRLMLFLLFIAFVALVIRAFWIQGPGNGFYEAKAVKGVQREIEMRATRGKILDRNGQLIATSLEAKAVIAYTDSIPADLAPEKISQLAKLLEMSEAEIKKRFSDERNQVFLKRQVDPEIAQQIRRLEIPGIGLNNEYRRHYPEGEAMAHVVGFTNVEDRGQEGIELARDKDLAAQPGKRRVVVDRLGRIVNDISILQFPQDGQDLQLSIDSKIQYIAYNALKSAVEKHRAKAGGAVVLDVRTGEILALANWPSYNPNSRKALTGEQLRNRVLTDTFEPGSTMKPFPVALALEQGKVQPETNMTIGQKLLVGPKPITDTHPYGMLTVSQVIQKSSNIGTAKLALQLEPREMWDLFAAVGFGQAPNIGFPGAVAGRLHPYQKWGQSDQARMSFGYGISTSLFQLARAYTIFARDGELVPTTIMRSPDYKPGTRIITAKSAIEMRNMLETVTEQGGTATTARAEGFRVGGKTGTSHKVEGKGYASNKYRAFFVGLAPISAPRIVVAVMVDEPTAGGYYGGQVAAPVFSTIVSETLRSMNVTPDMNERTVVQAPDAQPVTGALQKVALKQ; encoded by the coding sequence ATGAAACCGGTAGGCTTCTCGACCTCTCCAAACGTTGTGTTGCGACTGCCGATGTGGCGCTCGCGACTGATGCTGTTCTTGCTGTTTATTGCATTCGTAGCGTTGGTCATTCGTGCATTTTGGATTCAGGGCCCAGGAAATGGGTTTTATGAAGCAAAAGCGGTCAAGGGCGTACAGCGTGAGATTGAGATGCGTGCCACGCGTGGAAAAATTTTGGATCGCAACGGTCAGTTAATTGCGACAAGCCTTGAGGCAAAGGCTGTGATTGCGTATACCGACAGTATTCCTGCTGACCTTGCGCCTGAGAAAATTTCTCAACTCGCTAAGTTGTTGGAGATGAGTGAAGCAGAGATTAAGAAGCGTTTTTCTGATGAGCGCAATCAAGTATTTTTAAAGCGTCAGGTTGACCCCGAGATTGCTCAACAAATCCGTCGTTTAGAGATTCCAGGAATTGGATTAAACAATGAATACCGTCGGCATTACCCCGAGGGTGAGGCGATGGCTCACGTGGTTGGCTTTACGAACGTGGAAGATCGTGGTCAAGAAGGAATTGAGCTGGCGCGTGATAAAGACCTAGCGGCTCAGCCAGGGAAACGACGGGTCGTAGTTGATCGCTTGGGTCGAATCGTCAATGACATTTCAATCTTGCAATTTCCACAGGATGGCCAGGATCTTCAACTCTCAATCGATAGCAAGATTCAGTACATTGCGTACAACGCCTTAAAGAGTGCCGTTGAAAAGCATCGTGCCAAGGCCGGCGGCGCGGTAGTGCTCGATGTGCGTACTGGAGAAATTTTGGCATTGGCTAATTGGCCAAGTTATAACCCAAACTCGCGTAAAGCACTGACTGGTGAGCAGCTGCGTAACCGGGTCTTGACCGATACCTTTGAGCCGGGCTCAACCATGAAGCCTTTCCCAGTTGCGCTTGCACTAGAGCAAGGTAAGGTGCAGCCCGAAACCAATATGACCATTGGTCAAAAATTATTAGTAGGTCCCAAGCCGATCACGGATACGCATCCCTATGGAATGTTGACAGTATCTCAAGTGATTCAGAAATCGAGCAATATTGGCACTGCAAAATTAGCGCTGCAGCTCGAGCCTCGTGAGATGTGGGATCTATTTGCAGCAGTTGGTTTTGGCCAAGCCCCGAACATTGGATTTCCCGGCGCAGTGGCAGGGCGCCTACATCCTTATCAAAAATGGGGCCAAAGTGATCAAGCCCGCATGTCCTTCGGATATGGAATTTCCACTTCATTATTTCAGTTGGCTCGCGCCTATACGATTTTTGCTCGCGATGGCGAGTTAGTGCCCACCACAATTATGCGTAGCCCAGATTACAAACCGGGCACCCGAATTATTACGGCCAAGTCCGCCATTGAGATGCGCAATATGTTGGAGACCGTTACGGAGCAAGGCGGTACGGCAACGACTGCACGCGCGGAGGGATTTCGGGTTGGGGGAAAAACCGGCACCTCCCATAAGGTTGAGGGCAAGGGCTATGCCTCTAATAAATACCGCGCATTCTTTGTTGGCTTAGCACCAATTAGTGCCCCACGCATTGTGGTTGCGGTGATGGTTGATGAGCCTACCGCTGGTGGTTATTACGGTGGGCAAGTCGCTGCACCCGTGTTCTCAACCATTGTGAGTGAGACCTTGCGTAGTATGAACGTCACTCCCGATATGAATGAGCGCACGGTGGTACAGGC